GATTGATTTGAAAATCTCGGAGGTTATTCAAACGAGAAAATTAAAAAAAATTGGTAGTATTGATCATAGTAATATTTTCATACTACCATGCCTCCTATGTACTTACATGATATTCCCGACATGGAGTTAAAATAGGGATATAAGCTAGTGGGGGCATTCTCTCGTTTTTCTCCTCGAAAGAAGGAAGTAGGGTTTGGAAAAAAAGGTGAACTGCTTCGCTTTTCCAGCGCCCCCCCTATGGTGCCAACGTTAGGCCTTCAGCCTCATCGGTGTAAGTTGGGTGCGACCAGACGGGCTGCCTTGGTTCTCTAGTGGTGGTGAGTTTCAATGGTCAATTTCATGAAGGAGGACATAAACCTTTGCTTCCTTCGATGTAAGAGGGTCTCTGCATCTCAGGCAATAGATCTGGCCTCGGGGAAGAGATGGATCCTTAAAGTTTTAAAGCGGTATCTTGCGCCAAGGTTGAGAATAGCGGTGTCTATGCGATTTCACATATCACCTCTGGATCAAGCCGATGGCTTTGCGGTGAGGTAGAGTGGCGGTCAGAATGGATTATATTAGGGATCCGATGGCGGAGGTAAAACAAGTTATGTGGCGGCATGTCATACCCCAATTTTCGAAAGATAAATTTCAAAATTTTGGCATGATATATCCTAAAATATTAAAATCCCAAAACTTGTTTCAACAAAAATCAAGGAAAATAAACTCAATGCGTAATGTAAATTTACACACAACACCAAATTGAGTTAAATTACAATTCCTTGTTTACATAACTTGAGAACAAGAAAAAGAAACTCTCACATGAGTTTAATAAATCATAACCCAGTGTATATAAAAAGAATATACAATGAACAACTAAAACTCAACAAAAAAAACCCTGTCACTAAGCCTCCACCTCAACCCTGCTGATCCTCACCTGCAGGTCTAACCCCTACACTAAGAAATGGTGCACCGGGTTGTAAACAACAAACCCGGTAAGTTAAAAAGCTCGTATGAGTAAACTCAAAAACAACACAACATTTAATCACATCCAATATTCACAAGAGAGATTGGATCAATAATTAAAAACCACACATCTAACACATTACCCAAGAAATGTACCCATGAGTCCCAGATATTTAATAAAATACCCCTCATGACCTACAACAACACTATGTGTACCAATAGGTCCCAGATACTATACAGTATCTCCCATGACCTACACTAACAGATGGACTAGAGCTCTATTCCTAACTGCAACCAATCACCCGGCCAAAGGCTTGGAACCCGGTTTGACTGTCTAATATCAAACACAAAAATGATAAATAGCATCTTAACCGCAACCAATCACCCAAAAAGGGCTTGGAACCCGGTTTGGGTATTTATCCAACAATCATAATAAATTTCACAACCTTATCCTCAACAACACAATATCACAATTATTATTCTCAACAACATAATATATATCACATCATTATTCTCAACATCACAATATAAAGAAGACTTGTTTTTATCTTACCTATGAGCCGTTGGCGATCAAGCTCATATATTTTTTTTAAACAATTAAAAGCATAATATTAAAACCAACATCATCATCATTATCATTATCATTAGGTTCAAATGTGAACCTTGGTGAGATTTACTCACCTAGATATCCCGCTGCGTTTCCGCAAAACACAAGAGCAAGCCAACTCACAATTTCACAAATCACCTAAAATAACACACATATTAACCTTAATAACAAACACAACAAGGATCAAAGTACTCTTAACTTAAAGGTTGCCTCCAAGAAGGGAAATCCTTCCTCCAAGACCTCCCAAGGTCATTGAACACTCAACAACAACCAAACTACCTTCAAGATCAAACTTTCTAAGTTTTCGATCTAATGAACACAATTAAACTTAAGTCCTAGCATGCCAACCTTGCTTAAAATCTAGCCATACTACTACTCAACAAGCTCACAACAGCAAGGACTAGCTAACCATAGGAAACTAAGGGCGCCACTCAGCCGTACGCGCCGCCACAGGCAGCGGCGAGTGGGCCCCACGCGCCTCCTTAAACTTCTGAATTTGAGAAAACTCCCAACAGCAAAGTTGAAGCTTGAAGCAAGGGGAACAACTTTCATACCTGAGACTTCGACCAAAAATGGCCGGAACCGGCCGGAAACCGCCCCGAACAGTGACCAGAAAATCAATGACAAAATCTGCAAAACCGGCCTCAAAACCTTAAAAACTTGCTTCAATCTATGCCTAAACACTACCAGGGGAAGGAGAGGATCAAGACTCACCTAAGGATGTACCTCGTTGCCGCCGTATACGGCAGCTCCGACCGTGGCACAGCAGCCCCTTTTCCGGCTACTAAGCTCCGGTTCCGGCGTGCTACACCGAGCAGCAGCTGCCCAGCCTTGGAGAGGACGCTTGTGGAAGCCGAACGGGACCGGTGGCGGTCCAAACGGTGGCCGGACGGCGGAGCTAGCTCCGGCAAAAATTTGGTCCTTGGGGGAGCTCGAGAGAGGAAGAGAGGGAAGGAAAAGAAGAGAGAAAAAAAGAGTGAGGTGAGTGAGGAGAGAGAGAGAGAGTGCTGTTTTAAGTGTTAGGGTTTCCAAAAATAACCCACACACATTTTCCTACTTAAACACTTTCCACACTCGGAACCTAACTTCCTTTTACCACAACTTTCTCTCCCAACTTCCGATTTAAGCATGCCACGTGTCTACGAACTCGTATCGACAACCTCTACAACTTTTATGAAGGAAGTTTTCGAAGATAACTTACGAAAAATAAAGTCAACTTTTGGCCTATTAAAAGTCAAGGCAACTTTAAATAAAATCCCGAAACTTCAACTTCGCATAAACCCAAGAATTTTCATGAATAATCCTTCATTAAATAAGAGAATAATACAAGGAAAATGATATGAAAATCTAGGGTATTACACGGCACTGGTGGTGAAACGTAGGTGATGGTGTAGTTGCTCTTTTGGGATGAGTTGAGCAGGTTTGGGTTCTCCAAGTTGCTGGTTGGGCAGGCTTAGTCATAGGTTGTCACTTTGGGCCAATTTTTGCCTCCTTTTAATTTCCTTGTATTCTTTTTGGTTTCTTAAAGGTTTTGGTTAGGTTTAATAAGTCACTCCTCCATCGAGCGAGGTTTGAGTGTCTTGTTCTAGTTGGTGTGCTACTTTGGTGGCGTTAATTTTTAGGATTATTGGCTTTAATTTCAGTGTTGTCTGGTTGTCAACATGAAGGTGGATTGACTTTACACATGATTTGGTGGAATTTAGACATGGTGTTGAAGAAGGGGAATTAGCTCGTTTTGGTGTTTGTAGAGAGGTTGTATCGTTACTCGCATGACTAGTAGCTCTTCTTGAGTATGGAACTGAGTTAGGGATTGAGTCGATTTAGCTTATGGATGTTGTTATGGCGACTGGCCCGTAACTGTGAATCTTCATGTGGATGTGTCATGGTGTAGTAACCACAACTACTCACTCTTATGTTATTTTTTTTTAACTATTAATAATTTTATGGAGTTGAAATAATATCATATAGACGACAATACTTTATGGGTGAACGTACAGACTCGTCCAACCAATCGATGCATATATACATACATTTTTGACATCTTATTTCCATATGTAAAAATATAATATTTTCTCTCTAGCAATATAGAGAGGGGTTACAATGCGAACCATTAAATTGAGGATTAGTTGAGGTTTTTTTTCATTAATAGTTTATTACATCCACCTTTGGATCATATTTCGTCATCTCACATTTTCAATTTGTAGGTCTATATAAATAGATCACTTTTACAAATTTTCAGCTAAATTGGTGATCGTTGAGTAATTGAACTAGATAAAATCAATGGACGATCCAAATCTGTCAAACATGAACTATTCAAGTTTATAATTGGTTAATCACATTTATGAATGCTTTAACGATTTTTAATTTGAATGACAATTTATAAAGATGATACACACACACACATAATTATCTAAATTTAGACGGTCGAGATATGAATATGCGAACGAAAAGAGGTTGAAACGAAGAAGTGCTCAACTAGTCCTCAACTTGATGATATTAGTGTTGGGTTTGGTGTCTATCCCTCCATGGTAGAGATATTATGCATGACATGAATGCATAGAGTTATTGGTTTGTACATTCATGGTGATAAGTTATGCATGGAATTGATGCATAGTTAAGTAGATACATTAAGAACGGAGCGGATTCAGTGCACCACGGTGCATTTGAACCACGCACAAATGTTAACAGAACTAATGACGACGTTAGTTGGTTGTTGGTATCGAGGTACAGTAAAAGCCAGGTTTACCATGAGCTTGTGGGAGTCACTATGATCGAACCAAACTGTTGCTCTCTCGCCTCCTATCCACTATTCAGTATCCACTGTCCAATTCCTCCATCGCCAACCCAGAAGCTTTTCGACCCGACGTCAGAAGTCCTACTGCTGCTAATCGAATAAACAAGTTCTGGGTTTAGTGTTTTCGGATCTGGTAATAAGCTCTACCCCAAAGATCTGGTATCAATTCCCTCATAATCAATGTTTGCTTAGTGGAAGCACAAGGAAAAAGCGATGGAGCGGCTTTTTTTGCAGAAGGAAAGTTCAGATGCGGCCTGAGAGCAAGGAAGAAGATGAAGCTCTTAATGACTTGGCGCGGTTTCCTTCATCTCCCTCATTGACTTTTCTTTCTTTTTGTTTAAGTCCTATGTACAGTGGGCCCTGCCCTGTGTAAGTGCGTATTGCACTATTGCTGCATTGCTAGAGCCTAGAACTCTAGAAGTACCAATGATAGTTGAAGAAAACATCTTAATTTTTTTTCTAGAAGAAGAAACCCCTTGAATAATTAGAAACATATTGTTTATGTGGATTTATTTCATTGTTTCAACTTAAATATTTGTCATATATTATTGTAAGCATAATGTATTATTATTATTATTATTATTATTATTATTATTATTATTATTTCATATTCACATGAAAAAGGTATCCTCAAGGTCTTTATGCATTTATCTCTTATATGACAGTAATAAGACGACTTCACTTTTAATTTCGCTTTCACATTTGAAAACTTAATTAAATCACTCAAATATCACGAATACAATTTGTACTAATGTTAAAATGTTAAATGATATGACATCGTCATGTACGGACCAAATGGATGCAAATATTAAATTTTACAACATAATATAAAGTAAATATCATTGTAATAGGCATGATCATATATAGAGTGAAATTGGTTAAGTATATTGTTACTTTGTTCAATGCGACCATTGATACATGTTTATTTGCATATTCTCCCTATTTACTAGTCCCCTTCTAGAGCGAGACACCGCTTTCAAATTAAAGTGCGGTGTTTCTCATTTCGCTCAATTTTAGGTCATATTTCCACATCTCCACCGTTCAGTGTCTAAAACATAGTGTGTAGATCATTCCTGCAAAGTTTTATCCAATTTAGAGATCATTTGAGCTTCTGTAATTATGATTTACACGAACTATTCCGTTTGGACAGATTTTGTTCAATTGATTCATTTAATCTAATTCAGTACCCAAATGATCTCCAATTTAGATGAAATTTTGCAAGAATGATCTACACACTATGTTCTAGACACTGAACAGTGAAGATGTGAAAATGTGATAAAAAAGTGAGCGAAATGAGGAGTGTACCACACTTTAATTTCAAAGCGGTTTCCCGCTCTGGAATTAGATGAAATTTTGCATGAATGATCTACACACTATGTTCTAGACACTGAACAGTGGAGATGTGAAAATGTGATCTAAAAGTGAGCAAAATGAGCTATTTACTCATAATGAACTATTTACTCAAAATTAATCTACTCATAATGAACTATTTACTCAAAATTAATCTACTCATAATGAGCTATTTACTAAAAATTAATCTACTCACTATTTACTCAAAATTAATCTACTCCAAGGCATGTCCGTGGAGAGTCGGCATGACCAGGCATGTCCGTGTTGTTGCAGAATTAATCTACTCATAATGAACTATTTACTCAAAGGTGAATATGTCGATATGTGACCGAAAACTTGAAATAAAAGACTGTTAGTTTCGTATTATGAAGCTAACCGGTTAGCTCTAAAGCGTTTCTCGTAACTAACATAAGTTTTTAAAGAAAAAAGGCAAGGTTTATGTTCATTTTTTTAAAGATCTTTTTTCTATTTACGGCAGTTATATGTTTCAATGTTTAGATTTTTTTCAGAATTATATTGAGGCTTGAACCCATAAAGGAAATTATGTATAATAAGTTTCTAAAATTATAAATGTCAATAGAAAATAAGAAACTTTAACTTCAACTTTTTGTAATATTGTAATTATTGTAGTTTGCAATAAGAAGGTGTTAACGAAGTTCATTAAGGAAATAAATTAAATATAAATTAGATCATTGTTCCTAGTTTGAACCAGGCACCCAATAAACAGTCTTTGCGCTTATGGACTTTCCATCGTTCGTCCGCATATCCAAGCAAGGTAAATTTGATCAATTGAATATTAGTATTTATGAGTTTTACTGTGTTGACCATTATTCATTTTCTTAATACTCTTAACAGTGTTAATATCGGTGTTAGTGCCATGTAAAAGTTAGATTTAATGAACGGCTGAGATTAAATTTTGACACTTGGTTCACTTGTATCTTGGTGTATACAAGAACTTTCGCATTAAGAATTAATATATGATTAAATTCACGAGTTACCTCTTAGTCTTCCTAGGGAGTTACATAGAGATAAGGTTGGTTCATGAATGGACATTGATGGAGCAAGTCTAGAGACTTCTATCAATTGCTATAAAAAGGTGAAGCTTGTGTTAAAGCAAGCAAGGAGAGTAAAAGAACAACTCTAAGGGTCTTCATGTATAGAAGATATGGAGAGTTGTGTTCAAGAGTGCGAATAACTCTTGGATAAAGTAATCTTCTAGGTTGAGAAAGGGTGTACAAAGGGTATCATTCTGGATACAAGGGCTTAAGTTGAGTATAAACTTGAGTGGTGTAAGAGCATCTCCAACAGCTTTCCCAAAATTTCTCTAAAATGGAGAAGCAAAAGCTAAATTCTCCAAAAAAATTATGATCAAAATCCAGCAGCTTCTCCATTTTGGAGATTTCGGCATTTAATACAACAATAAAATATAATATATCATCATGAGTTATAACAAAAAAAACATTATATATTTCATTGTAACAATAAACTACCCAATCAAATATTTTATTGTTGTTTTAAATTTGTTGGAGTACGTGAAGAATTTAATTTTGGGGGAAGGAAGGCTTTGCTGCAAATTTGGGGAATGAAGACTTCTTTTTCTTCTTCATCCCCATTTTGGGGAATGAGATGGGGAAGCTGTTGGACCTAAAAAGAGCTCTATATTCCCCAAAATTGAGAAGTTTAAGAAAATGGGGAAGCTGTTGAAGATGCTCTAATCTTGTACTTGTGTAATTCTCTCATTAGTGAATGTGATACTCTCCGAGGACGTAAGCAAAGATATTGACTGAACCTCGTTAAATCTTGGATTCTTCTTGGTTTGTTTATTTCTTTTTTCCATCTAATTTCTAGCACTTGTGCGGCGGTGATCAATTTCCTAACATCTGTACAAACTTGTCGATCAAACGATTTGACTAAAGTCGTCCAAGTGAGTGAACTCGGATATTTGTATCAGGGTCCCAAAAGGAAAAAAATTCACCTCATATTAGTTCTCGTGGGGTTTGGACTTCCACCATTTCTCGCCTACCGATTCCCAACAACTCAACCCACCCACATTAAACGTCCTATAAATCTAGAATCGACATAAAGCACAGAGAGAACGATTCATTAATGAGATGTATGATTGAAAATTTTTATTTACATCGATTAGGAAACGCGTGACTGCCTGTGGCTGATCACTGCAGCAGAACTTACCCCAAATAGCAATCACCTTTCTGATAATTGGTCTGTTTCAGAAGCGTCACCAACCTTCCATGTGATTCTATCGAAACCTCCATTACTAGTAGCATATCTGCCTCTTCAAGTTGCCGCCCACCTTGTTTACCTCATTCCAAGTCCAATTCTTCCCGTCACGAAAAGGATATCTCATAGAATACACATACCCCACTCCTCACCTCACTCTACCCCCAATTACGTGTCCTAGTTTCATTGGTCATACCCCAAAAAATTAAGCAAAATCCAACCTTGCCCTTGCTGATGTTATCTCCATTCTAGTCCTCATCCTTTAGATGCTCAACACTGGCCTCTGCAGCAGCAGCAGCAGCAGAAGAAGAAGAGGAGAGTTAATTCATTTCATCAAATAGTACACAAAATCCAGTGGGTTTTGTTTTTGTTTTTGTTTTTTGGAAGAAGAATAAGATAGTAGATAGTCCAGAGTGGGTTTTCCTTTCTTTAGAGCAAGCAACTACCTCTCTCTGTTTTTGTGGCTCACCTATAAAAACGGTCTCTTTCTCTCTCTCTTTAAATTTGGGTCTTTTTTTTTCGGCCACACATACAAAACAGAGGAGAAAGGAAAGCTCATTTCTTTGGGTCTCTTTAAGGTAGGGTTAGGGTTAGGGATTTAGGGTTTTCTGATTTGGTACTTTTTAAAATGGAAGGAGGAGAAATTGGGGAGTTGCAGGACTGGGAGGTCCTCCACAGCGCCGGGGAGGACGTGGTGGAAAGCCATGGAAGCTTCTCGGCGATTGAGGCTGACGCCGAGGGGATGATCAGGTCTGATTATTTCTCGTTGGAGAATCAGGGGAGGTATGGCTATGCTAAGAGTGAAGCGGGTTCTGTTGAGTCGGATAATCCGAGCTGGATTGACCCGGTTTCGGTGACTACTTACAAGGAATCGGGTGGGTTCTGGTCCGATTCGGCTAGTGATCGGTCCGATGACCGAAAAAGTCATGATTTTGAGGCGAGGAGCGAGTTGGGTTCCGCCGGAAATGAGCAAAGCCCTGTGCTTTCGGAGCCTGTGGATGAGAATTTGGGGAAAGGCAAAGTGGGTGTCCAAGGAATTGGGGAAGTTGGGAGCTTTGATAAGGATTTGGATAAGTTCTGGTCTGATTCCGG
The window above is part of the Fragaria vesca subsp. vesca linkage group LG2, FraVesHawaii_1.0, whole genome shotgun sequence genome. Proteins encoded here:
- the LOC101304633 gene encoding uncharacterized protein LOC101304633; translation: MEGGEIGELQDWEVLHSAGEDVVESHGSFSAIEADAEGMIRSDYFSLENQGRYGYAKSEAGSVESDNPSWIDPVSVTTYKESGGFWSDSASDRSDDRKSHDFEARSELGSAGNEQSPVLSEPVDENLGKGKVGVQGIGEVGSFDKDLDKFWSDSGGESSVSVKFDKEGGSSESNKESGEEESAETQSGAVEEVKTVAKPGGEGEKRMVLWWKVPLEVLKYCVFKVSPVWSFSVAAAVMGLVILGRRLYRMKRRSQSFQLKVALDDKKVSQFMSRAVRLNEAFSVVRRVPILRPSLPAAGVNPWPVMSLR